The nucleotide window CCGGCACAACTGTAACCGTTGCAAGAATCCCCCCGATGTGCAATATTGGCTCGAACAGTTTATTGTTCCACAAGTAAGCTACACTTATGGCAATCATTATGCCAGTGCTTATTCCAACCAAAAATTCGAAATTCGTGATATACACACCCCATATCATCACATCTCTCATACCAGTTGAGGCAAATCCCTGCATATATTGCAGATTCAAGGCGTAAACTCCTAATCCAACCAGCACCAGCAAGATTCCTATCCATCCAAGAAACCGAACACTTTTTCTCATATCATCTCCTCCCTCTTGTCATCTAAACGGATTTTCTTATGTGTTGTAAGCTAGTATTTATGGATTTTCATCATATAAATAAGAACAAAAAAGCCAATTTAGTGAGAAAGTCGGAGGCAAACACCAAAAAAAAGGAATAATTAAACCCTCCAAAAGATGGTTTATTCATGTTTTGCGGCGATTTTGGATCAAACGTGCTAACATAACGCCTCCAACCAGTCCTAAAACGTAGCCGTATTGAATGCCAACGGAAACCGCAGCCACAAACAAGGCAACGAAAAGCTCTCGCCTATTCAAGGTCACATCTCTCACCGCAAATGCGAGCTCCAATCCAGAAAAGAAGAGGAGCACTCCGAGAATGGAAAAAGGAAGCAAACCCAAGACTTGCACTATAGCATTGCCGTAAAATATGCCGAGGATTACCATAATGACGCCGATAATTATCATGGCTCCACCCGTTCTAGCTCCAAAACGGTAATGCCCAGACAACCCTCCTGCTCCGTGGCACACAGGTATCCCACCGAGTAAAACTGCAAACACGTTCATGAAACCGTGACTCAACGCCAAACGCCTAACAGAAACCGCGTTCTTGTCTTTGAAGTAATCGTGCGAAAGCAGCGACGTAGCCAAAATTGCATTGCCTACCGTGAGAGGTATTTGAGGGAGAGCAAGCAAAATCGTACCCTGCACTATGTCGGTAGCTGTGGGTAGGCTAAACATCGGAAATCCCATACTGATGCTCTCAGTGAAGATTCTCAGCGGGAAACCGTCAAGAAGGGAGAATCCAACACCTATTGAAATAAGGATCAGAGCTGATGGAAATCTTCTGCTCTTGAGGAAAACCAACACAATGACTACGCCAATGAGGGATAGAATCCAACCTATCAGGTAGTCTTTCTGCATAAATCTAAATGCAACCAACATCAGATTGAGACCTAAACCTAACTGGATTCCTCGAACAACGCTTTTGGGAGTGAGCCTGTTTATCAGCGCAATGCCATTTGTGAGTGACAAGATAAGAAAAAAGACCCCAATCACCAGGCCAGCGCCAAGAAGCGATGTCGGAGAATACATTTC belongs to Candidatus Bathyarchaeia archaeon and includes:
- a CDS encoding putative sulfate/molybdate transporter — protein: MVSLRFDRNELAGAFGDLGTFIPLVTALVVLNGLDPKGIFLTFGLLYIYSGLAFGIPMSVQPMKATASIMITEMYSPTSLLGAGLVIGVFFLILSLTNGIALINRLTPKSVVRGIQLGLGLNLMLVAFRFMQKDYLIGWILSLIGVVIVLVFLKSRRFPSALILISIGVGFSLLDGFPLRIFTESISMGFPMFSLPTATDIVQGTILLALPQIPLTVGNAILATSLLSHDYFKDKNAVSVRRLALSHGFMNVFAVLLGGIPVCHGAGGLSGHYRFGARTGGAMIIIGVIMVILGIFYGNAIVQVLGLLPFSILGVLLFFSGLELAFAVRDVTLNRRELFVALFVAAVSVGIQYGYVLGLVGGVMLARLIQNRRKT